CCGGGACGTGCGACGCTGGTAACGCTCCAGAACTCCCGGAAGCTGCTCCCGGAACGTGCGACGGCAGCCCTGCGTCGGGCACACCAGACGGCGCACTCGTACCCGCAGCACCACCGGCCGGGCATCGACCGGCACATCCGCCAGAGTCCGCTGGTGATACCCGTGCACCCGGCCCGTCACCACCTTGCAGCCCGGACACGCCACCGTCGCTTCAGGAGTCCGAGCCCGCACCAGAATCCGCTCGCCCTCGTCCGTGACGTCATCGATCACCAGCGGGGACAACCCCGAGAACACCATCTTCGTCAGATCATCGATCTTGCACACATGACCTCAACGACATCGATTACCTTCGGTCACCACCGAATGTGAGACAGAGCCTCGATTTCCGTGTTTGGGCCTGTGGTGTGATCGATGCTGTTAGATGGTGATCCGGTCGCCGTAGGCGAGGATCAGGGCGTTGAGGGTCTTGGCCCAACCGTAGACCCTGCCGGTGATGCTCCCGCCGCCTCTACGTTTCTGCTGGACGACGAGGTAGAGGACCTTCATCGCGGCCTGCTCGGTCGGGAAATGCCCGCGCCTGCGGGCGGCCTGCCGGAACCGGGCGTTCAAACTTTCGATGATGTTGGTGGTGTAGAGGACTTTGCGGACCTCGTGGTCGTAGTTCAGGAACGGCACGAACTGTGGCCAGGAGGTCCGCCAGAGCCGGATGACGGCGGGGTACTGGTCACCGAACTCGGCGGCGAGCGCTTCGAAGCGGGCCTCTGCAGCGGCGACGGTGGGGGCGGTGTAGATCTCCCGCAGTGCGGGGGTGATCTTCTGCCAGTCCTTCCGGTTGGTGTAACGCAGGCTGGCCCGCACCAGGTGGACGACGCATTGCTGGTGCACCGCGAGGGGCCATACCTGTTCGATAGCGTCGGTCATGCCTTTGAGGCCGTCGGAGCAGACCATGAACACGTCCTCGACACCCCGGTTGCGGAGTTCGGTGAGGTAGCCGGCCCACTGTTTGGCGCCTTCACCGCCGGTGCCGGCCCACATACCGAGCACGTCGCGTTCCCCGTCGAGGCTGATGCCGACCACGACGTAGACGGGCCGGTTCGCGACCTGCCCCTGGCGGATCTTCATCACCAGGGCGTCGATGAACACCACCGGATAGATCCGGTCCAGCGGCCGCTGCCGCCACGCCTCCATCTCGGCCAGGACACTGTCGGTGACCCGGCTGATCAACTCCCGGGACACATCGGCCTCATACACATCCGCCAGATGCGCCGAGATCTCCCCGGTCGTTAACCCTTTCGCATACAGCGACAGGATCGCCTCGTTGAACCCGTCCAACCGGCGAACATGCTTGGGCACGATCTGCGGGGTGAACGATCCGGCCCGATCCCGCGGCACCTGGATCCGCACCGGCCCGACATCGGTCTGCATCGTCTTGGTTCCGTGACCATTACGCACGTTGGCCCGCCGGCCGGTCGCCTCGTCGACACCGGCCTCGTCGAGATGCGCATCCAGCTCCGCATCCAACGCTGATTCGAGCACGGTACGAGTGATCCCCGCCAGGAGCCCACCCGGCCCCACCAGAGACACCCCGTCGGCCTTGGCCCGCTCCACCAACTGCTGAGCGAACTCCACCTCCGCCGCCGACGGCTCCGGAAGCTGAACAGCGTTCTTCTTGTCTGCCATGACGTGGTCCTTCCCGGACAGGATCAACGTCCTGTCCAACGGACCACACCCAGGTCAAACACGGAAATCTACGCAGTCCCGTCTCCCCCACCGAGACCGGGCGCTGGGCGCCTGTTCGGCGGCTCCGTGACTCGGTGACGTCCTGCTCGGTGGCGCCATGTCCCGGCAGCGGTGGCAGAAGGTGCTTGACGGACTGGACGTGCTGTGGGTCGGCGTGCGGTGCGAGGCGGCCGCGCTCGCGTGACGGCGCTGCGGCGCCCGCACCGGGGACGGAACGCGTACGCCCCGCGGCCTCACGTCTGGAACGTCTGGCGGTAGGTGTCCGGTGGGACGCCGACCGTACGGCGGAAGTGGCGGCGCAGGGTGGTCGCGGTGCCCATGCCGGCGGCCGCGGCGATGGTGTCGACGCTGTCGTCGGTGGTTTCGAGCATCTCCTGCGCGCGGCGGATCCGCTGGGTCAGCAACCATTGCAGCGGGGTGGTGCCGGTGATCGCGTGGAAGTGGCGGGTCAGCTGGCGCGAACTCAGGTTCGCCTGGCGGGCCAGGTCCGCCACGGTGAGCGGTTGGTCCAGCCGCCGCATCGCCCAGGGGAGCAGGTCGGCCAGGGGGTGGTCGTCCTGGGCGGGCACCGGTGTGGTGACGAACTGGGCCTGGCCGCCGGCCCGGTGCGGCGGCACGACCAGGCGGCGGGCGACCACGTTGGCGATCGCCGAGCCGTGGTCGCGGCGGACCAGGTGCAGGCACAGGTCCATCGCCGCGGCCTTGCCCGCGGAGGTGAGCAGCCTACCGTTGTCGACGTAGAGCACATCCGGGTCGACCGTCACCCGGGGGTAGCGCGCGGCCAGGTGGTCGGTGTGGGCCCAGTGCGTGGTCGCGCGCAGCCCGTCCAGCAGGCCCGCGGCGGCGAGCACGAACGCTCCGGTGCACAGGGAGACGACCCGCGCGCCCGCCTCGTGGGCCGCGCGCACCGCCTCGACGAGGTCGGCCGGCGGGTCCTCGTCGATCTCCGCCAGGGCGGGGACGACCACCGTGCCGGCGCGGGCCAGCCGGTCGAGCCCGCCGTCCGGCTCCAGCAGGAACCGGCCGACCCGCACGGGCCGCGTGCCGCACACGCTCACGTCGTACCAGGGGCCCCGGACGGCGTCCGGGGCGGAGCCGAAGACCTCGTAGGCCAGGGCCAGCTCGAAGTGCAGCATCCCGTCGGTGGCGGCGAAGGCGACGGAGCGCGAGACGGCGGCCATGTCGGGAATTGTACGGGTCATGTCGTTCCGGACACTGGCAGCGGTCGGTCGGCCCGGCCAGGATCTCTGGCAGCGGATCACCTCACGCCACCGGGAGCAGGTCATGGCAACGGTCGGGAACATCGCGGTCTACGGTGCGTACGGGCACACCGGGCGGTTCGTGGTCGCCGAGCTGCGGGCGCGCGGACACCTCCCGCTGCTGCTCGGTCGCGACCGGGACAGGCTGCGGGCGCTCGCGCGGGAGCACCCGGACGTCGAGACGCGGCGGGCGTCGGTCGACGATCCGGCCTCGCTCGACCGGGCACTGGACGGCACGGACGCAGTGATCAACACCGCCGGGCCGTTCGCCGCCACCACCGGCGCGGTCCTCGGGGCGGCACTGCGCGCCGGCATCCCGTACGTCGACGTGGCGGCCGAGATCGAGGCCAACGTCGACACGTTCACGCACTTCGCCGACTCCGTTCGCGCCGCCGGCACCGTGGCGGTCCCGGCGATGGCCTGCTACGGCGGCCTCGGCGACCTGCTGGTCACCACCGCGATGGGCGACTGGACGGCGGCGGACGAGGTGCACGTCGCGTACGCCCTCAGTAGCTGGCACCCGACCGGCGGCACGCTCGCCTCGGGGGCGGTCTCGGCGCGGCGGCGCGGCGGTCGCCGGGTCCGCTTCACCGGCGGGCAGCTGCGCTACCACGACGACCCGCTGCCGACCCTGGAATGGTCCTTCCCGGCCCCGCTCGGCCCGCAGCGCGTCATCGGTGAGTTCACCATGGCCGACGTCGTCACCATCCCCAGCCACCTGGCCGTCCCGGAGGTCCGCACCTACCTGACCGCCAACGCGGTCGCGGACCTCCTCTCCCCCGACCCCACCCCGCCGACCGCGATCGACGAGCGCGGCCGCTCCGCACAGACGTTCGTCGTCGACGCCCTCGTCCGCTCCGGCGACACGGAACGCCGCCTGACCGCCACCGGCCAGGACATCTACGCCATCAGCGCGCCGCTCGCGGTGGAGGCCGTCGACCGCATCCTCACCGGCCGGACCCGGGCGACCGGCGTCGTCTCCGCCGGCGCGGCCTTCGACGCCCCCGACTTCCTCGACGCGCTGTCCGGGCACCTCACGCTGCACGCCCCGGCGGACACCCACGGCTGAGACCCGTGCGCCCGGCGCGGCCCGGACCAGGGCGGCGGCACGGGTCGGACAGGTGACGCACCGCCGCATACCCTGGCCGGGTGGCGCCGGTCAGTCCCACCCAGCGGATCCTCTCCCCCGACGACGTGCTCGACTTCGTCCGCGCCTCGTTCGGCCCGGATCGACAGGTACGCGACTGCGGGCCGCTGTCCGGCGGCGGCTTCGCGGCGGTGTGGTGGGCGCGCCTCGACGACGACCGGGATGTCGTGCTGAAGGTCGCCCCGCCGCCCACCGCGCGGCTGCTGCGGTACGAGACCGATCTGCTCGCCGCCGAGGCCCGCTACTTCCGGCTGGTCGCCGAGCGGGCGCCCCGGGTGCCGGTGCCGCCGGTGCTGCACCACGGCGGCGATCCGCGGCGCGGCGAGTGGTTGGTCACCGGACGGCTGCCCGGACGGGCACTGCCCGATCTGGACGGTGACGACGGCCCGGCCCGGGCCGACCTGGGCGCGGTGACGGCGGCCCTGCACCGGATCACCGGCGACCGGTTCGGCTACGACGCCGGCCGTACCGGCGGATCGACCTGGCGGGCGGCGTTCGCGGCGATCATCGACGACCTGCTCGCCGACGCGGCCGACTGGGCCGTGACCCTGCCCGCGCCGCCGCAGCGGATCCGGGCGCTGGTCGCCCGGCACGCCGACGTGCTCGACCGGGTCGGCCGGCCCGCCCTGCTGCACTTCGACTGCTGGGACGGCAACGTGCTGGCCGCGGCGGGCGACGACGGCCCACCCCGGATGTGCGGGCTGGTCGACGGCGAACGCTTCCTCTACGGCGACCCGCTGGTGGACCTGGTCTCTCCGCTGCTGTTCCGCCGCGCCGAGGACGAGCCGGCGCACCCGTTCCTGCGCGGGTACGCCGACGCCACCGGCGCTCCGCTGATCTTCGACGACGGGGCGCGCCGCCGGTTGACGCTCTACCGGATGCACCTGCACCTGCTGATGACCGTGGAGATGCCCAGCCGGGGCATCACTCCGGCGAACGACCCCGGCCGGCACACCCTGCTGGCCGAGCTGCTGGCACGCGACCTGGACGACCTGAGCACCTAGGGTCGGCTTGCTCCTTCCGCGAAGCGGGCGAGGGGATTGGTCAGGGCGCCGACGAGTTGCAGCGCGGCGGACGGGTCGGCGAGGTCGACCATCTGCTGGTTGTCGCGCAGTTGCAGCCGGTTGAGGCAGGAGAGCGCGAACTCCGGGGCGAACAGGTCGTAGCGGGCCAGCCGGTCGGCCAGCTGGGGCACCCGGTCGGCGTACTCGGTGGCGCAGTCGGCGACCGTACGCCAGAACGTCTCCTCGTCGGCGACGCCCTGATCGGCCAGCACCGCGCCGAGGAAGCGGAAGAAGCAGTCGAAGACGTCGGTGAAGATCGACAGTAGCTTCATGTCCTCCGGGATGTCGGCCCGGATCCGCTCGACCGCCGCCGGCAGTTCCGCCTCGGCGCTCATCACCACGATCTCCTCGGCGATGTCCTTGAAGATCACCCGCTCGACGGCCCCCTCGTGCAGCACCAGGATGACGTTCTCGCCGTGCGGCATGAAGGCCAGGTCGTACGCGTAGAAGGCGTGCAGCAGCGGGGTGAGGTAGGCGTTCAGGTAGCGGCGCAGCCACTCCGTCGGCGCCAGCCCGGAGGCGGCGATCAGCTCGGCCGCGAACGACCGGCCGTCGGCGTCGACGTGCAGCAGCGACGCCATGGTGGCCAGCCGCCGGCCGGGTGCCAGCCCGGGCACCGGGCTCTCCCGCCAGAGCGCGGCCAGCATCTTCCGGTACGGCGAGTAGCGGTCGGTGGCCGCCTCGTACTGCCGGTGCCGGTAGCCGACGGCGGCCCGCTCCCGGATGATCGTCAGCCCGGTCGCCCGGAACACCGCGTCACCGGCGATCAGGTCGGCGAGCCAGTCGTTGATCGCCGGGGTGGCCTCCATGTAGGCGGCCGACAGGCCGCGCATGAAGCCCATGTTCAGCACCGACAGCGCCGTCTTGACGTAGTGCCGCTGCGGGGCGCTGACGTTGAAGAAGGTACGGATGGACTGCTGGGCGAGATACTCGTCGGGTCCCTCGCCGAGGCAGACCAGCCGCCGACGGGCCACCTCACCGGCGAAGGTGACCGACAGCTTGTTCCACCACTGCCAGGGGTGCACCGGGATGAGGTGGTAGTCGGCCAGGTCCAGGCCGAGCCCGGCCATGGTCGAGGCGAACCCGTCGAGGGTCGCCGCGCCCAGTTCCGCGCGCAGCAGCGCATCGTAGTCGAGGTCGGCGGAGCTGGTGAAGGTGGCGTGGTCGCGGTGGGCGGCCAGCCAGATCAGCCGCACCGGCGTGGCCGCCTCGGGGGCGTAGCGGTGGTACTCGTCGACGCCGAAGCCGAGCCGGCCGTTGTTCGCCACGAAGCAGGGGTGGCCCTCGGTCATCGACGTCTCGATGGTCTGGAAGTCGGCCTCGACCAGTTTCGCCGCGCCGGGTAGTGCCCGGTCCAGCTTGTACGCGATGCCGGCCAGGGTGGAGCTGATCTCCTCCAGGTAGACCGGCAGGACCCGGTCGGTGAGGCCGAGCGCGCCGCGCAGGTCGAGGCAGAGGTCGACCGCGTCCAGCGGCAGCGTCTCCGCCCCCCGGTGCCGGGTGATGCTGTCCGGATCGATGTCCCAGTGCTCCAGGGTCAGCACCCGGGCGGCGAACCGGTACCGCACCGCGCCGGAGTCGCCGGTGACGGCGTACCACCGCCGGCCGGCGGCGTCGGCCGGCGACCCGTCCGGCTCGGGGGTGAGCAGCCGCTCGTGGGTGAACTCGGCCAGCGCCTTGCGCACCAGCAGGCGGTTGGCCCGTGCCCAGGTCTCCGGCCGCAGGTGGGCGACGGGCGAGCGCGAGAAGTGCGGCGAGGCGGCATCCCCCGGTCGCGACGAAGCGGGTGGCTGGTCAGGCGTGGTCACGGAGGTGCTCCTTCGCTACGGTGGCGGCCCGGAACCGCTCCCGGGTGCAGATGCTCAGCAGGGCCGTCTTCTCCGGCTTGGTGATCGGGCCGACCACCTCGAAGCCGACCGCCGCGTTGAGCGCGTGCACGGCGGTGTTGCGTACGTCCGGCTCGACCACGACCCGTTCGGTGGCGGGGTCGGCGAAGAGCCAGGCCATCACGGTGGTGATGACGGCCCGGGTGAAGCCGTGCACGGGCGCGTCGGTGGGTGCGCAGAGGAAGTGCATGCCGACGTCGCCCGGCCGGGCGTCGTGCAGGCCGACCAGTTCGACGTGTGCCGGGTCGTACCGTTCGGCGAGGAACGCCGGCTCGCCGCGCCACAGCCCGACGAACGCCTCGTGGTGCGGGTGCGCGGCGATGCGCCGGTACTCGGCCGCCACGGCGTCGACGTCGGCGTCCTGCATCAGCCAGAACGCCGCCTTCGGGTCGGTCACCCACCGGTGCAGCAGCGGGGCGTCGGCGGCCACGTCGAGCGTACGCAGCGCGAACTCGCCGAGTCGCCGGTCGTGGCGGGTGTGCACGAGTGCGGTCACACCGGCACTCCGAACTGTTGGAAGGTGATCGACTTCTCGATCGGGTAGACCTCCCGGCCGGCCAGCTCGCGGATGATCCAGCTGTTGCGGTACGGGCCCATGCCGAGGTCCGGCGAGGTGATGCTGTGCGTGTGGGTGCCGCCGTTCTGGAGGAAGACGCCCCGGCCGGTGTGGTCGACGCTGTAGTTGCGGGCGACGTCGAGCCGGCCGTGCCCGTCGACGCGCAGCCGGTCCCGGATCGGGTCGAGGAAGGCGGGCACCTGGTACCGGTAGCCGGTGGCCAGCACCAGTCCCTCGGTGTCCAGGGTGGCGTCACGCCCCTGCTCGACGTGGTGCAGCCCGAGGGTGTGCACGCCGGTGGTCTCGTCGTACGCGACGCCGGTCAGTTCGGTGTTGGTCAGCAGCCGGGTGTTGACCGGGCCGTCGACGCTGCGCGTGTAGAGCAGGTCGTAGATGTCGTTGACCAGGTCGGCGGAGATCCCCTTGAACAGCCCCTTCTGCTCGGCCTCCAACCGGTAGCGGGTGGGCTCGGGCAGGGCGTGGAAGTAGTCCACGTAGTCCGGCGAGGTCATCTCCAGCGTGAGCTTGGTGTACTCCAGCGGGAAGAAGCGCGGCGAGCGGGTCACCCAGTTCAGCTGGTAGCCGTGGGCGTCGATGTCGCCGAGCAGGTCGTGGTAGATCTCGGCGGCGCTCTGCCCGCTGCCGACGACGGTGATGCTCCGCTTGGCCTTCAGCGTGTCGCGGTGTTCCAGGTAACGCGAGTTGTGCACCGCGTCGGAGGTCAGGCCGGCGCAGGCGTCGGGAAGGTACGGCGGGGTGCCGGTGCCGAGCACCAGGTGCCGGGCCCGGTGGCTGACGGTGGTGCCGTCGACGGTGGCGGTGACCACGTACCGCTGGTCGGCCGGGTCGTACTCGACGGCCCGCACCTCGTGGCCGAAGCGCAGGTTCGGCAGCTTCGCGGCGGCCCACCGGCAGTACGCGTCGTACTCCACCCGGAGCGGGAAGAAGCTCTCCCGGATGTAGAAGGGGTAGAGCCGGCCGGTCTCCTTCAGGTAGTTGAGGAAGGAGAAGGGCGAGGTGGGGTCGGCGAGGGTGACCAGGTCGGCCAGGAACGGGGTCTGCAACCGGGACGACTCCAGCAGCATGCCGGGGTGCCAGGAGACGTCGGAGCGGGCCTCCAGGAACAGCCCGTCGAGGTCCGTGATCGGCGCGGTCAGGCAGGCCAGGCCGAGGTTGTACGGGCCGAGGCCGATCCCGATGACGTCGTAGCTTTCCATCCGGCCCTCCAGGCTCGGGTTCGCGGGTCGCATGCTCAGCCGACCGGGCAGGTCAGGTCGGTGGCGAACGCGCCGGCGTGTTCGTGCACGTACCGGCCGGCGTGCTCGGCGATCAGGTCGAGGACGTAGGCGACGTCGTCGGCGGTGGTGGCCGGGTTGAGCACGGTGAACTTGAGGTACTGCCGGCCGTCTACCTTGGTCCCGGCGACCACCGCGAGGCCGGAGGCGGCCAGCGCCTCCCGGGCCCGCAGGTTGGCCGCGTCGGCCAGGTCCCGGCCCGGCCCGGTGGGCCGCCACCGGAACACCACCGTGCTCAGCTGGGAACGGGTGAGCACCTCGAACCGGGGGTCGGCGGCGACCAGGTCCCACGCCTCGGTCGCCCGGTCGCAGACCTCGTCGAAGAGTTCGCCGACCGCGTCCGGGCCCATCACCCGCAGCGTGAGCCAGAGCTTGAGCGCGTCGAAGCGGCGGGTGGTCTGCAGGCTCTTGTCGACCTGGTTGGGGATGCGCTGGGCGACCATCCGGGCCGGGTTGAGGTAGTCGGCGTGCCAGGTGGCGTGCCGCAGCGTCCGCCGGTCGCGGACCACCAGCGCGCTGGAGCTGACCGGCTGGAAGAAGGACTTGTGGTAGTCGACGGTCACCGAGTCGGCCCGTTCGATGCCGTCGAGCAGGTGCCGGCGGGTGGGCGAGACCAGCAACCCGCAGCCGTACGCGGCGTCCACGTGCAGCCACACCCCGGCCGTGGCACACACCTCGGCGATCTCGTCGAGCGGATCGATGGTGCCGAAGTCGGTGGTGCCGGCGGTGGCCACGACCGCCATCGGGGTCAGGCCGGCCCGCCGGCAGCGCGCGATCTCGTACCGGACGGCGCCGGGGCGCATCCGCCGGTCGGGGCCGGTCTCCACCACCACGACGGCGTCGGGTGCCAGGCCGAGCAGCTTGGCCGCCTTCTGCACGCTGAAGTGCCCGGCCGCCGAGGCGATGATCCGCAGCCGGGGCAGCATGAGCCGCCGGTCGGTGGGCGTCGTCGCGGCCAGGGCCTCCTCCCGGGCCAGCAGCAGGGCGTGCAGGTTGCTCTGGGTGCCGCCGCTGGTGAAGACCCCGTCGGCGGCCGGGCCGAGACCGATCCGGTCGGCCGTCCACTCGATCAGCCGTCGCTCGATGAGCGTGCCGCCGGCGCTCTGGTCCCAGGTGTCCATCGAGGAGTTCACCGCGCTCAGGACCGCCTCGCCGAGCAGCGCCGGGATCACCACCGGGCAGTTGAGGTGGGCCAGGTAGCGCGGGTGGTGGAACCAGACCGCGTCGCGCAGGTAGACCTCCTCCAGCTCGTCCAGCGCGGCGGTGGTGTCACCCAGCGGCCGGTCCAGGTCGATCGCCTCCACCAGGGGGGCGATCTCGTCCGGGCGTACGCCGGTGAACGGTCCGCTCACCTCGGCCACCCGCCGGGCCACCCGGTCCGTGCCGGCGGCCACCGCCCGGCGGTACTCCTCGACTGTGCCGTCGCCCAGCAGGTGGGCCCGGGCGGGTGTGTGCCCGGGCCGCGGCCCGGTCGGCGTTGCCTCGGCGGTGTGCACCGGCAGGGTCATGGATGTGTCCTCCACGCTCGGCGGTTCGGTTATCGGGCAGCCGGAACCCGCCGCACGGCAGCTGGGCGGCGGGCGTTGGGGTCTGGGAGGGCGGTGGCGGGGCGGCCGGCGTGGTGGTCGACCAGCCGGCCGCCCGACGGCGTCAGGTCAGCTTCTTCGCGCCCTGGATCGCCTTGGCGAGATCCTCCAGCAGCGGAGCCGCACCGGCGTAGGAGAAGCGGGGCACCGCGTCCCACGGCGCGACCTGCCCGGCCTGCACGGCGGGCAGCTGCTTCCAGGTGGGCTTGGCGGCCAGGTCGGTCGGCTGCAGGGCGGTGCTGCGGTTGTCGAGCAGGATCAGGTCGGCCGGGAACTTGCCGGCGTTCTCCCAGCTGAGCGCCTCGAAGTAGTCGCCGGCCTCGAGCTTGGTCGGCACCACGATGTCGACGCCGAGCTCGGCGAAGTACATCAGGTCCGTGCTGACCTTGGGGTTGGAGACGTAGAACAGGTCGGGGCTGCCCGAGGCCGCCATCACCTTGATGCCCGGGTTGGCCTTGACCGCCTGGCGCACCGCCTCGGCGGCGGCCTCGAACCGCGCCTTGGCGTCGGTGACCTTCGCCGCCGTCAGGTCGGCCCCGAGGGACTCGGCGAGCTGCGCGTAGCGCTCGATCGGCTTCGTCATCGGCACCCGGGCGGTGGTGATGGTCACCACCGGCGCGAGCGGCAGGATCTTGTCCTTGCTCTCGTCTGGCACGTACCAGTAGGCGCCCGGGTCGTACATGTGCGTGACCAGCAGTTCCGGGCGCAGCGCGGCGTACTTCTCGACGCTGAACTCACCCCAGACGTTGCCGAGGATCTCCACGCTTTCCACGTCCAGGTCGCCGGCCTGCGACTCGGCGCTGCCATCCGCCTTCTTGGTCTCGCCGAAGACACCCACCACCTCGCGGCTGAGTCCGAAATCGACCAGCGCTGCGGCGGAGCCGGTGAAGGCGACCACCCGGCCGGGTCGGGCATCCGCGCTGACCTCCTCGGGCCGGTCGTCCGTGAAAGACCAGGGTCCGGAGGCGTTGTCGGCGCCGGGTGCGGCGGTGTCGTCGTCCTGACCGCAGCCGGCGAGCACGGCGGCCACCGCAGCGGCGCCGCCAACGGCGAGTAGTCCCCGGCGGGAGAAACGACGGGTGGAGAGGTGCTCAGACATTCGTGTCGTCTTTCGATCAGGGTCGAGGGGACCATGGACAGCCGGGTTAGGCTAACCTAACCTAACTTCCTGCCTAGACTCGGCTCCTGTCAAGTCCCGACGGCGTTTCGCACACTGGAGTTCACACTGTCCGTCATCGAGTCGCCACCCCACGAGACGCCGCCCCGGTCCACCGCACCACCCCGGCACCGCCGTGCCGCCCTGCGCGCCAGCGGCCTCCTCGTCG
This is a stretch of genomic DNA from Micromonospora sp. WMMD1082. It encodes these proteins:
- a CDS encoding IS256 family transposase, with product MADKKNAVQLPEPSAAEVEFAQQLVERAKADGVSLVGPGGLLAGITRTVLESALDAELDAHLDEAGVDEATGRRANVRNGHGTKTMQTDVGPVRIQVPRDRAGSFTPQIVPKHVRRLDGFNEAILSLYAKGLTTGEISAHLADVYEADVSRELISRVTDSVLAEMEAWRQRPLDRIYPVVFIDALVMKIRQGQVANRPVYVVVGISLDGERDVLGMWAGTGGEGAKQWAGYLTELRNRGVEDVFMVCSDGLKGMTDAIEQVWPLAVHQQCVVHLVRASLRYTNRKDWQKITPALREIYTAPTVAAAEARFEALAAEFGDQYPAVIRLWRTSWPQFVPFLNYDHEVRKVLYTTNIIESLNARFRQAARRRGHFPTEQAAMKVLYLVVQQKRRGGGSITGRVYGWAKTLNALILAYGDRITI
- a CDS encoding helix-turn-helix domain-containing protein; translation: MAAVSRSVAFAATDGMLHFELALAYEVFGSAPDAVRGPWYDVSVCGTRPVRVGRFLLEPDGGLDRLARAGTVVVPALAEIDEDPPADLVEAVRAAHEAGARVVSLCTGAFVLAAAGLLDGLRATTHWAHTDHLAARYPRVTVDPDVLYVDNGRLLTSAGKAAAMDLCLHLVRRDHGSAIANVVARRLVVPPHRAGGQAQFVTTPVPAQDDHPLADLLPWAMRRLDQPLTVADLARQANLSSRQLTRHFHAITGTTPLQWLLTQRIRRAQEMLETTDDSVDTIAAAAGMGTATTLRRHFRRTVGVPPDTYRQTFQT
- a CDS encoding saccharopine dehydrogenase NADP-binding domain-containing protein, coding for MATVGNIAVYGAYGHTGRFVVAELRARGHLPLLLGRDRDRLRALAREHPDVETRRASVDDPASLDRALDGTDAVINTAGPFAATTGAVLGAALRAGIPYVDVAAEIEANVDTFTHFADSVRAAGTVAVPAMACYGGLGDLLVTTAMGDWTAADEVHVAYALSSWHPTGGTLASGAVSARRRGGRRVRFTGGQLRYHDDPLPTLEWSFPAPLGPQRVIGEFTMADVVTIPSHLAVPEVRTYLTANAVADLLSPDPTPPTAIDERGRSAQTFVVDALVRSGDTERRLTATGQDIYAISAPLAVEAVDRILTGRTRATGVVSAGAAFDAPDFLDALSGHLTLHAPADTHG
- a CDS encoding phosphotransferase, with the protein product MAPVSPTQRILSPDDVLDFVRASFGPDRQVRDCGPLSGGGFAAVWWARLDDDRDVVLKVAPPPTARLLRYETDLLAAEARYFRLVAERAPRVPVPPVLHHGGDPRRGEWLVTGRLPGRALPDLDGDDGPARADLGAVTAALHRITGDRFGYDAGRTGGSTWRAAFAAIIDDLLADAADWAVTLPAPPQRIRALVARHADVLDRVGRPALLHFDCWDGNVLAAAGDDGPPRMCGLVDGERFLYGDPLVDLVSPLLFRRAEDEPAHPFLRGYADATGAPLIFDDGARRRLTLYRMHLHLLMTVEMPSRGITPANDPGRHTLLAELLARDLDDLST
- a CDS encoding IucA/IucC family siderophore biosynthesis protein, coding for MRPETWARANRLLVRKALAEFTHERLLTPEPDGSPADAAGRRWYAVTGDSGAVRYRFAARVLTLEHWDIDPDSITRHRGAETLPLDAVDLCLDLRGALGLTDRVLPVYLEEISSTLAGIAYKLDRALPGAAKLVEADFQTIETSMTEGHPCFVANNGRLGFGVDEYHRYAPEAATPVRLIWLAAHRDHATFTSSADLDYDALLRAELGAATLDGFASTMAGLGLDLADYHLIPVHPWQWWNKLSVTFAGEVARRRLVCLGEGPDEYLAQQSIRTFFNVSAPQRHYVKTALSVLNMGFMRGLSAAYMEATPAINDWLADLIAGDAVFRATGLTIIRERAAVGYRHRQYEAATDRYSPYRKMLAALWRESPVPGLAPGRRLATMASLLHVDADGRSFAAELIAASGLAPTEWLRRYLNAYLTPLLHAFYAYDLAFMPHGENVILVLHEGAVERVIFKDIAEEIVVMSAEAELPAAVERIRADIPEDMKLLSIFTDVFDCFFRFLGAVLADQGVADEETFWRTVADCATEYADRVPQLADRLARYDLFAPEFALSCLNRLQLRDNQQMVDLADPSAALQLVGALTNPLARFAEGASRP
- a CDS encoding GNAT family N-acetyltransferase, producing MTALVHTRHDRRLGEFALRTLDVAADAPLLHRWVTDPKAAFWLMQDADVDAVAAEYRRIAAHPHHEAFVGLWRGEPAFLAERYDPAHVELVGLHDARPGDVGMHFLCAPTDAPVHGFTRAVITTVMAWLFADPATERVVVEPDVRNTAVHALNAAVGFEVVGPITKPEKTALLSICTRERFRAATVAKEHLRDHA
- a CDS encoding SidA/IucD/PvdA family monooxygenase, whose translation is MESYDVIGIGLGPYNLGLACLTAPITDLDGLFLEARSDVSWHPGMLLESSRLQTPFLADLVTLADPTSPFSFLNYLKETGRLYPFYIRESFFPLRVEYDAYCRWAAAKLPNLRFGHEVRAVEYDPADQRYVVTATVDGTTVSHRARHLVLGTGTPPYLPDACAGLTSDAVHNSRYLEHRDTLKAKRSITVVGSGQSAAEIYHDLLGDIDAHGYQLNWVTRSPRFFPLEYTKLTLEMTSPDYVDYFHALPEPTRYRLEAEQKGLFKGISADLVNDIYDLLYTRSVDGPVNTRLLTNTELTGVAYDETTGVHTLGLHHVEQGRDATLDTEGLVLATGYRYQVPAFLDPIRDRLRVDGHGRLDVARNYSVDHTGRGVFLQNGGTHTHSITSPDLGMGPYRNSWIIRELAGREVYPIEKSITFQQFGVPV
- a CDS encoding aspartate aminotransferase family protein; its protein translation is MTLPVHTAEATPTGPRPGHTPARAHLLGDGTVEEYRRAVAAGTDRVARRVAEVSGPFTGVRPDEIAPLVEAIDLDRPLGDTTAALDELEEVYLRDAVWFHHPRYLAHLNCPVVIPALLGEAVLSAVNSSMDTWDQSAGGTLIERRLIEWTADRIGLGPAADGVFTSGGTQSNLHALLLAREEALAATTPTDRRLMLPRLRIIASAAGHFSVQKAAKLLGLAPDAVVVVETGPDRRMRPGAVRYEIARCRRAGLTPMAVVATAGTTDFGTIDPLDEIAEVCATAGVWLHVDAAYGCGLLVSPTRRHLLDGIERADSVTVDYHKSFFQPVSSSALVVRDRRTLRHATWHADYLNPARMVAQRIPNQVDKSLQTTRRFDALKLWLTLRVMGPDAVGELFDEVCDRATEAWDLVAADPRFEVLTRSQLSTVVFRWRPTGPGRDLADAANLRAREALAASGLAVVAGTKVDGRQYLKFTVLNPATTADDVAYVLDLIAEHAGRYVHEHAGAFATDLTCPVG
- a CDS encoding ABC transporter substrate-binding protein; protein product: MSEHLSTRRFSRRGLLAVGGAAAVAAVLAGCGQDDDTAAPGADNASGPWSFTDDRPEEVSADARPGRVVAFTGSAAALVDFGLSREVVGVFGETKKADGSAESQAGDLDVESVEILGNVWGEFSVEKYAALRPELLVTHMYDPGAYWYVPDESKDKILPLAPVVTITTARVPMTKPIERYAQLAESLGADLTAAKVTDAKARFEAAAEAVRQAVKANPGIKVMAASGSPDLFYVSNPKVSTDLMYFAELGVDIVVPTKLEAGDYFEALSWENAGKFPADLILLDNRSTALQPTDLAAKPTWKQLPAVQAGQVAPWDAVPRFSYAGAAPLLEDLAKAIQGAKKLT